The genomic window AACGGCACCCCCCGTCGACATACTTGCGAGGTCAGTTGCCATCGTCGCGATCTGCTGCTGGCTGACGCGCTCGTTCGACAGTCCGTAGACCAGGGCGTGAGCTTGCTCTTTGTCGAGGTCCATGTTGTGGATGTCAGCGATGGCGAGCCCGAAGATCGCCGTGATCTCGAACTGGAGCTGCTCGTCGCCCGCAGGGAGAAGCGCCGCGACTCGCCGAGCTCCCGTCGTCGCGGCGCCGAGCGCTACGTTCTTGGCTGCCGCCTTCGCGGCTTCCTTAGCGACGACCTTCGCAGCCTCCTTACCCGCCTTCTTCGCTGCCTGCTGTCCCGCGCTCTTGGCACCGGCCGCAGCGGCCCCAGCGACGGGAATCAGCGCGATCCCGACATCGGCCACTATCGCACCGGCGGCGATGACGGCACCCGCGGCGCTGATGGCGGTGACGTACTGCCGCTCGAGCAGTCGGATCACTTCGGCGGGCGTTGCATCCGGATTCCGACGGCGGACTCGCATGACGTACCTGCGAGCGATCGAATGCCGAGCGCTGACCGCCTTCGCAATGTCACGCGCGGCGTCCTCCTCGACGAGCTCAGCCTCGAAAGTGCTCTCGTCCATGTCGGTCATCGATCAGCCCCCTCCGGCTCCCGAATTATTACCGCACCGACCGCCAACCGCTAGCGCAGGTCTGGTCGGACATCTCGCGTTCGATCGGCGCGCCGCCGGTGCTGCTCGCGGATCGGATCAGTCAGGCGGCGCTGCGGGGGGTGACGCGAGCTGAGCGGGTCAGGGGGTGTGTCGGCGAACGGCTGACAGCGTCACGACCGGCCTCTGAACAGCGCGAAAGCGGTTCGGGTTCTGCCACATCCGGTCCACCTGTAGCACGTGAACTGGGAAAACATGATTCCGAATGTGGCGGTGCCCGAACCGCCTCGGCTCGCTACGTCGTGACCTGGGAGAGCAATCGCACTTGCTCAGCAGCCATGGCTGCGCGGTGCAGCTCTCTGGCGGCGTTCTCGCGCACGGTAATTCAGGCTACGAGCAGGCGGAGGCCGAGCTCTGCCGTGTCGAGGGCGACGAGGTCGCGGTTGCGCTCGGCCCACCGGCCTGAGGAAAGGTCTTCGCGGAGTGTGCTGACTGCCCGTTGCTCGGCCTGCGGTCCGACTCTGGTCCATACCGAAACCGCGCGGCGTACATGTTCGTCCAGGTACGCCTCAGGCCGGCGCCAGTATGCCTCGAAGAAGCCGTCAGCGCAGTCCCACGGGACGAGCACCGGCTCCGCGCGTCCTCCGATCGCGCGGGTTAGGTCGGCCAGGGACGGCCAGCCGACGAGGAGGTCTGCGAACTCAGGTAAGTAGTCGCGGGTGAGCCAGAACCGCTGACGCCAGCCGGTGTCATCGGCGTCGTACGTGAACACCACCACGCGGCGGGCCACACGCCGCAGCTCACGCAGCCCGGCGACCGGGTCCGGCCAGTGATGAACGGTGCTGACCGCCATCGCGGCGTCGAAGGACTGGTCCTCGAACGGCAGACTCTCCGCAGCGGCGGCCACGCAGGGCGCCGCGCCCGGGGGACGCTGCGCCCGCATGACCGCCGAAGGTTCCACCGCCGTGACGTCGCGGTCGGGGGGTTCGTAGGAGCCGGTGCCGGCTCCGACGTTCAGTACCGTTTGTGCATCCCCAAGCGCATCCCAGATGCGCGCGGCGATCCGTGGCTCAGTGCGCCGCGTCGCTGGGTAAGCGGATCCGATGGCATCGTACAACCGCGCGCCGAACACTTTCAGTTGCTCCTCTGGCGTCGTCCTGATTCCCATTGCTCGTGCCTCCAGTTCCCTGTCTATGGCCGTCACCATGGCAGCAGCGCGGTCGCGCTGGTCCATCAACAGGCCGCGCAGCCGGCACAGGTGCGCGACTGCGTCGGTAGCCGGATCGTCAACCAGTTCCGCGATCTCCCGCAATCCGAAGCCGAGCCGCCGGTAGGCGAGCACCTCCCGGAGTCGCTCCACGTCGTCCGCGGAGTAGGCCCGGTGCCCAGCCGCGGTCCGCGTGGACGGCTCCAGGAGGCCGATCTCGTCATAGTGATGCAGTGTGCGGACGCTTACGCCGGCCAACTCCGCCACACGCCCCACGGTCAGGTGCTCCTCCACGCCACCGACTATGTGGCATGACGCCGCGTGAGGGGCAAGCGCTTCGCTGCTGGAATGACCGAGTTTCCGCTCATCGGCCAGATGCGGATGCTCAGCGCGGATGGCGCAGGTCTCGGCCCGTGACAGAGCGTCACTCTGACGGCGTTGATGAGGTGAATTCCGACTACTCGATCAACGGAGCCTGCCAGTCCGTCTCAACCCCCGATCCGTGGCCCGACCCCGTCAGCGTCGACGATGGAGTCGGGGCGTTCACCTTCGTCGCCGGTATCGGGCCGGCCCTGACCCTCGTTCGCGCCCGGTCATGAGCGACCGCGCGCGGACCGCCGCGTGATGCAGTCCGGGGCAGGGCCACCTTGCCTCTCGCCCCGGCTCAGGCCCACGGCGGCGGCTCATAGCAGGACGAACGAGAGGTCCCTGTGAGTTCTGCGGTTCAGCGGAATGCCGATCTTGACGCGGCGAGCGATCTCCCCGCGGCTGATGCCCAGCCCCTGGGCGATGAGCCGTTCGGGGCGAAGGGGCCACGGGGTCGTCGAAGATGACCGAAACCTGGACGGGCCAGGGGCTTTCGGGAGGGGACGGGGCGAGCAGCTCCCAGCATGAGTCCCACTCCAGGGCGAACCGGTTGCGCCGGGCGATCAGCGGGTCGAGAAGGACGCGGGCGACGAGGGCAGAGGAGTTGCCGGAGTAGCCCTCCAGAAGGATCGGATCCAGGTACCGGACCGGGACGCGATCGTGAACGGTGATCTTGCTGGTTCGGTCGCAGGAAACGCAGGCGACGAGGAGCCAGATGTCGAGGAGTTTGCCGTTGGCATTGACGCGGAACTTCCCGTCGCCGGTGCTGGCGAGGCCGGAATGGCAGTGGACGCAGCGGAACGCGAGCAGGGGAAGGTGCGTGCGCCGAAGGGTCCAGGACAGCACGATATGAGGACGCATAGACATGATCTCTCTGAAGACCTGACGGAAGGCATGGGAAGAGAGCCGACGGCGACGTCGGCGACCGATGCACGGGGAAGGTGTCAGGTCTAAAGAGCAGGCGGCGTCACGCGGGGTGAAGTCCTCTTGTGAGTGGGTCGGAGAAGAAGATCCAGTTAGAAGGTAGGGCGGGACGGGCTGGCGAGGCCACCCATTTTTGTCCTGGTGCCGAGCACTGAGGGGCGGGGTCGGCGAGCTGGGCGTCGACCACGCGCCGATCGCCCCCGCGGCCCCTTTCTGCCGTATTCCGGCCGCCCCCCAACCTGACGTGTAGGCATGGGGCAGAGGCTCTGCAATAGCGCCGCACGGAGCACTCTCATCGGCTACTTATCTACTGGTGGTACGACCGCGGCCCGGCCAGGCTTGGTCGAGGTGACCGGTGGGGTCGCTCTCTCATCGGCTGCCCACCGCGTTTTGGTGTGGCTCACTCATGGCATGCGTCCTGCCGGTCACCGTGGCGGGGAGAGGCTCAAGAGCGCCTCTGTGTGTCAAGGGCTGACCGTAGGGCGTCGTTGTTGATCTTTGGCGAGATGCCGATAGACGACGTTGGCGAGCCGTCGCTTGAGCGCGCGTCGGGCCTCGGCGGGGGTCTTACCTTCGCCGATCTTGCGCAGGTAGTAGACGCGCCCGGGTCCGGGGTCGCGGGCTTGGCATACCGCGATGGTGTGGAGCGCGGTGTTGAGTTGGCGGTTGCCGGTGGTGTTGAGCCGGTGGCGGCGGCGGTCTCCGCTGGAGGCGTCAAGCGGGCTGGTGCCGGTGTAGCTGGCGAAGTGGTCGATGGTCGGGAAGCGGTGTATGTCGCCGACGTGGCCGAGGATCTTCCCGGCCACGACGGGCCCGACGCCGTGTATTTCGGTGAGTGTCGAGCGGGTGACCGCCAGGGTCTGGCTGGTCTTGGCCTGGTTGGCGCTTAGCTGACGGTCCACGCGGCGCAAGTCGGCGAGGAGGTCGCGGGCGAGCTCGCGGCGGCAGGCGTCGGTGGCGGTGAGCGGGCGGACGCCGCGCAGCAGCGCGCTGGCTTTGTCCGCGGTCAGGTCGGAGGGCGCTCCGCCGGGAATCAGGTCGCGGAGCAGGACGTGCAGGCGGTTGAGGACGCGAACGCGTTCACCGGCCAGGTCGTCACGGCGTTCGGCCAGCAGCCGCAGCTGGGTGGTGTGGTCCTCGGCGACCACCGCGCGCAACCGCTTGTGGCGCATGGCGGCGTGCGCGACGCTGGCGGCGTCGGCGGGATCGCTCTTGCGGGCACCGCCGGTGTCCAGCAGCCGGGCGCGAGCGGCGAGCGTGGCCGGCACGTCGACGACGTCTTCGCCGCCACCGGCGAGCAGTTGGGCGATGCCGCGGCCAAGACCGGCGGCGCCTTCCACGGCGAACCGCCGCTGCGGCCAGCGGGCGGCCCACCCCATCAACGTCTTGTAGGTGCCGGCGTTGACCGCCACGCGTCTGACCGCCAACTGCCGGCCGGTGGCATCCAGCGCCACGGCGGTCAATGAGGCTTTGTGCGGATCGATCCCAATCGTGATCACGGCAGGCGGAGTCCCTTCAGCAGGCGGGCAGGAGATGCGCCGTGGTGGGCAGCCTGACTTCAAGAAGTCCTTGTGCACGCCTCTGTCGCGCCACACCACGGCCGGGCGCCGGCCGGCCGTGGCACGCTCTTGATAAGCCAACCCGGTAAGGCGGCAAGGGGTCTGCGAGCCAATGCCAACCGGCGCCCTGACGCTACGGGCTGCAGACCCGCGCGTCTGTTCCTATTAGACAAGTCAGGGGTCTGCCCAGCTCGAAGTAGCGCTGCCCTCCTCGCCGGATTCAGCCCCGGTCTGATCGAGGAGGACGAGCGTGGGACAGGTCATCATCGGCATGGATCCTCATAAGCGGTCCGCGACCATCGAGATCATCAACGACCGCGAGAAAATCCTCGCGCAGGGCCGGTTCACCACCGACCGCGACGGCTACCAGACGATGCTCAAGCTCGGCCGGCAGCACAAGGACCGGGTCTGGGCGGTGGAGGGCTGCAACGGCATCGGCCGGCACATCGCTCAACGCCTCGTCGCCGACGGCGAAACCGTGGTGGACGTGCCCGCGAAACTGTCCGCCCGGGCCCGGGTATTCGACACCGGTCAGGGCCGCAAAACCGACCCGGTCGACGCCCACAGCGTCGCCGTCGCAGCCCTGCGCGCCAAGGGTTTGCGGCAGGTCACCGTCGACGATGTGACCGTTGCGTTGAGGCTGCTGGCCGACCGCCGCGACGGTCTCGGTCATGCCCGCACCGACCTGCTCAACCGCATCCACCAGCTGCTGCTGGAACTGCTGCCCGGCGGAGCGAAGAAGTTCCTGTCCGCCCCGCAGGCCCGCACGATGCTCGCCACCATCCGTCCTCGTGATCTGGTCGGCCGCACCCGCCGCCGGCTCGCGTCCGAGCTGATCACCGAGCTGGTCCAGGTCGACAAGAAGATCAAGGCCGCGGACAAGGAACTGACCGAGCTCGTCGCAACCACCGGCAGCAGCCTGCAGGACCTCAACGGCATCGGCCCCTCCGGCGCCGCCCGCCTGATCGGCGACGTCGCGGACATCAGCCGCTTCGCCACCCGTGGACACTTCGCGTCCTGGAACGCCACGACACCGAAGGCCGCGCCTACTACCGACGCAAACTCGCCGCCGGCAAAACACCGATGGAGGCCATGCGCGCACTCAAGCGACGGCTGTCCGACATCGTCTACAAGCAGATGGCCAAAGACGCCAAGAAGGCCGGGACGGGCCCGGGAGGACACGTGGGGGCGACTCTTCAATCCAGCGCGGCCGACCCGATCCCCATGATCGACACTTCGGAACAGTCACTTCCCGGACCCGCCGACACCCAGCCTAGAACACCGCTCCTCGCCGCCTCTTGATGACACAGAGGGGTGCCATGTGCGTATGGCGGCCGCGTCAACATTTCGTGACGCCGCGTAGCGCGCGGATCGCGGCAAGAGCGGACGTTCCACTACGACACGGGCCGCAACAGCCAACACGTCGGACGCTGCGGATCACCGGGGGGCCTCCGCGACGACCGTGTCCACCGAGGTCACGTACCGGGGCACGATTGGTGGTGGATCCCGGCGCAGGTTCCGCACTGCCGGTACCGCCAGTAGCAGAGCGGCGCCGACTATGCAGACCGCGGCGGAGACACCCAGGATCTCGGCGCCGCCGACGAGGAGGGTGGCCGGTCCGGCGAGCGCCTGGCCGACGGCGATGCCGGAAACAGAGCCGGCAACTTCGTATGCGGTGACCCGGTTGAGCAACTTGGACGGGACGTGGGTCTGAACGCTCGTCGCCCACATCACCGACCAGAACGACCACGCCGCGCCCGCGATCAGGTGACCCGTGAGCAGCAGCCACAGCGGTGCGCTGGCGACAACGGCGAGCGGAAGCACCGCCCATCCGAACATGGCCACGGCGCCGGCGCGAAGCGGATGGGTGGGCTTGACCCGCATCGCACCGAAGCCGCCGACCACGGCACCGGCTCCCCAGCCGGTGACCACCCAGCCGTACGCGGCGTCGCCGAGTCGGGCACCGACGAGCGTCGAGCCGATCGGGATGATCGGCCCGAACATTGTGATCCCGTACGCCACCCAGACGAGGATGACGACCCAGATCCACGTGCGGGACCGGAACTCGCGCCAGCCCACCCGCAGGTCGCGCACCACCGACGAGCCGGCGGCGACCGCGAGGTGCGTAGGGATCCGTAGTGCCAGCAGGCACGCGGCGCTCATGGCGAACGTGGCGGCGTCGATGGTGTAGACCGCGCCAGCGCCCACCGTGGCGACGAGGATGCCGGCGACCGCGGGACCGAGTAGCTGCGCCGCCGAGTCGGCGACTTTGATGCTCGCGTTCGCTCGCTGGAGGTCACGTGCAACGTGCGGAACGATGCCGTTGACCCCAGGTTGGAACATCGCGGCGGCGGCGCCGGCCAGCGCCGAACAGGCCATCAACAGCCACAACGACGGAGTGCCGGTGAAAAACAACACCGCAACTGTCGACTGCGTCGCGATCCTGGCCAGGTCGGCGCCGACCATCATCGGCCGCGCCCCGAGCCGGTCGGACAACACCCCGCCGAACAGCACCAGCAGCACGAACGGTGCCGTCCACAGGGCCAGCACGAATCCCACGCCGGACGTGCCGTGGACGGGACCCACGGCGAGCGCCGTGGCGACCGGCATCATCGCGTCGCCGACGAGCGAGACCGCGCGGGCGACGAAATACAACGCGAAGTTCCGCGACCACAAGCGAGTCATGTCGTCATGGTCGGCGAAGCCGATCACACCGCCAAGTGTCCTGAAAGACGTTCTTGAGCACTATCCAGCCATGGCCCATCGGGTGGCAGCGCTCGCGCATGCGCCGCAGTCGACGTTCGAGCTTGCCTGCGCCGCTGAGGTCTTCGGCCTGCACCGCCCCGGACTGCCCGAGCCATACCAATTCGAGGTGTGCGCGGAAAAGCCGGGTCCGCTGGCGACGCTCGCCGGCTTCGACATGCTGGTTACAAACGATCTCACCGCACTACGCCGTGCGGACACCATCGTTATTCCCGGCTGGCAGACCTACCCGGAGCCGGCGCCACCCGCCATCGTGCGTGCCCTGCAACAGGCACACCGGCGCGGGACACGCATCATCACCATCTGCTCCGGCGTCTTCCCGCTGGCCCAGACCGGCCTGCTCGATGGCCGCCGGGCGACCACGCACTGGGCCCTCGTCGCCGACCTGACGGCCCGGTTTCCCAACGTCCAGGTCGACCCGGACGTGCTCTACGTCGACCATGGCGACGTGGCCAGCAGCGCCGGTGCCGGCGCCGGCATCGACCTGTGCCTGCACGTCGTACGAACCGACCACGGCGCCGCGCACGCGGCCCACGTCGCCCGGCACATGGTCATGCCGCCACATCGAGAAGGCGGCCAGCGGCAGTATGCCGAACTGCCCACCTCCGGGCCGGTCCCCGACTCCCTGGCGCCGCTGCTGGACTGGGCCACGGCCCGGCTACACGAGCCGCTGACCATCAACGACCTAGCGGCCAAGGCGCAGATGTCCGGCCGGACGCTGACCCGCAGGTTCGCCACCCAGCTCGGTACCAGCCCCGGCCAGTGGCTCCTCGCGCAACGCATTGCCGCCACGCGCGCACTGCTGGAGGAGACCGATCTGTCGGTCGAGGCCATCGCAGACCGAGTCGGTCTCTCGTCAGCCGTCAACCTCCGGCGGCGGTTCCACCAGGCTGTGCGGACCACACCCGCCGCCTACCGCCGCACCTTCCACCAGGCCCGGACAAGCTGACCCAGCTTCGCGCAGGCCGACCGTGTCAATGTAGTCGTTTGCGACACCAACTACTCGTAGCAGCCGGCTATCCGCTCATCGGCGAGATCGTTGGTCGTGGGCCAGCGAGCGGGCGACTGACCAACTAAACCAGGGACCACGCCGAGGTCGGAAGCGACCAGGCCGGCCACGAAGTGAACGCACTCTCCTCGGCACGACCGCACGACCAGCGGCAAACTAGTACGCGTGGGCCCACCGGAGAGCCGGAGCGAGGCCGCCGGTTGCGTTTTCTTCAGGCCTGACGCCGCATCCGATAGTGCAGCCGCACTGCGGGGATGTTCCAAAGCTTGAGGCTGTGATCGGCCCGCACGTCACCGTCCTCGTCGACATATAGGTGGAAATGTTCGTTCAGCGGAACACGACGTGCGCTGAGCGTTTCGTCATACCGCTCCAGCACGAGATATGCGCCGTTAGCGCCGAACCTGCCGATCGGGGAATGCAGATGGAAGCTGCCGTCCAGGCCGGCGGAGGGCTTGAGGAAGACCTGTAACGAGCCCAGCGCCAGGGGAAGCACGACGCGGACGCTGGGCTGCCTGCTGCCGGGAAGGGTCTGGACGCCATAAAGGCCGCTGTATGTCACGTGGCCTGTCTTGCGCATGTTGCGGAGCCAGGCTGAGCCGGCAAGTGGACATACGTCAGCGACTTCCTGCTCGGGATGTTCGCCGGGGACTTCGCGCCGCGCGACTCGATGGCCTGGCTCGCCGGAAACCTGTGCTCCGGCGGCCTGAGCGCCATCCCGGTCGTGGGCTGGATCCTCGGCGGCCTGGCCGACCTGCGCGACACCATCGCCGGGGTCATCCATGGCGACTGGGTCAGTGCGGGGCTGAGCATTCTCGGGGTCGTGCCCTATGTGGGCGACGCCGTCGCGATCCCGGGCAAGGCGGCCCGATTCGTGGCGAAGTACGTCCACCGTCTGCGGGAGACCCTGCGGTTTGTCACCCGCTACGACAAGATCCCCGACTTCGTCAAGGACCTGGCGCTCGAGCTGATCCTCGGCGAGACCTACTCCTTCCTCGTCGGCGAGAGCGGCGCTTTCAGTATCTCCGCGTTCCGGTTCAGCCGCGCCGACATCCGCAGACTGACCCGAGGAGACCGCACCGATTGGGAGACGATCGCGGACGCTATGCGCCACCCTCTCCACAAGAACGACGGCGTTTCGGTCCCGCCCCAGCGTAACGCCACGGCCGGCGAGGAATGCCCTGAGAGACATCATCCTGAACGGTAACTGCTTGCCG from Micromonospora kangleipakensis includes these protein-coding regions:
- a CDS encoding MerR family transcriptional regulator translates to MEEHLTVGRVAELAGVSVRTLHHYDEIGLLEPSTRTAAGHRAYSADDVERLREVLAYRRLGFGLREIAELVDDPATDAVAHLCRLRGLLMDQRDRAAAMVTAIDRELEARAMGIRTTPEEQLKVFGARLYDAIGSAYPATRRTEPRIAARIWDALGDAQTVLNVGAGTGSYEPPDRDVTAVEPSAVMRAQRPPGAAPCVAAAAESLPFEDQSFDAAMAVSTVHHWPDPVAGLRELRRVARRVVVFTYDADDTGWRQRFWLTRDYLPEFADLLVGWPSLADLTRAIGGRAEPVLVPWDCADGFFEAYWRRPEAYLDEHVRRAVSVWTRVGPQAEQRAVSTLREDLSSGRWAERNRDLVALDTAELGLRLLVA
- a CDS encoding DUF1062 domain-containing protein yields the protein MWLLVACVSCDRTSKITVHDRVPVRYLDPILLEGYSGNSSALVARVLLDPLIARRNRFALEWDSCWELLAPSPPESPWPVQVSVIFDDPVAPSPRTAHRPGAGHQPRGDRSPRQDRHSAEPQNSQGPLVRPAMSRRRGPEPGREARWPCPGLHHAAVRARSLMTGRERGSGPARYRRRR
- a CDS encoding IS110 family transposase, producing the protein MHKDFLKSGCPPRRISCPPAEGTPPAVITIGIDPHKASLTAVALDATGRQLAVRRVAVNAGTYKTLMGWAARWPQRRFAVEGAAGLGRGIAQLLAGGGEDVVDVPATLAARARLLDTGGARKSDPADAASVAHAAMRHKRLRAVVAEDHTTQLRLLAERRDDLAGERVRVLNRLHVLLRDLIPGGAPSDLTADKASALLRGVRPLTATDACRRELARDLLADLRRVDRQLSANQAKTSQTLAVTRSTLTEIHGVGPVVAGKILGHVGDIHRFPTIDHFASYTGTSPLDASSGDRRRHRLNTTGNRQLNTALHTIAVCQARDPGPGRVYYLRKIGEGKTPAEARRALKRRLANVVYRHLAKDQQRRPTVSP
- a CDS encoding IS110 family transposase yields the protein MGQVIIGMDPHKRSATIEIINDREKILAQGRFTTDRDGYQTMLKLGRQHKDRVWAVEGCNGIGRHIAQRLVADGETVVDVPAKLSARARVFDTGQGRKTDPVDAHSVAVAALRAKGLRQVTVDDVTVALRLLADRRDGLGHARTDLLNRIHQLLLELLPGGAKKFLSAPQARTMLATIRPRDLVGRTRRRLASELITELVQVDKKIKAADKELTELVATTGSSLQDLNGIGPSGAARLIGDVADISRFATRGHFASWNATTPKAAPTTDANSPPAKHRWRPCAHSSDGCPTSSTSRWPKTPRRPGRAREDTWGRLFNPARPTRSP
- a CDS encoding MFS transporter gives rise to the protein MTRLWSRNFALYFVARAVSLVGDAMMPVATALAVGPVHGTSGVGFVLALWTAPFVLLVLFGGVLSDRLGARPMMVGADLARIATQSTVAVLFFTGTPSLWLLMACSALAGAAAAMFQPGVNGIVPHVARDLQRANASIKVADSAAQLLGPAVAGILVATVGAGAVYTIDAATFAMSAACLLALRIPTHLAVAAGSSVVRDLRVGWREFRSRTWIWVVILVWVAYGITMFGPIIPIGSTLVGARLGDAAYGWVVTGWGAGAVVGGFGAMRVKPTHPLRAGAVAMFGWAVLPLAVVASAPLWLLLTGHLIAGAAWSFWSVMWATSVQTHVPSKLLNRVTAYEVAGSVSGIAVGQALAGPATLLVGGAEILGVSAAVCIVGAALLLAVPAVRNLRRDPPPIVPRYVTSVDTVVAEAPR
- a CDS encoding helix-turn-helix domain-containing protein, with translation MATGIIASPTSETARATKYNAKFRDHKRVMSSWSAKPITPPSVLKDVLEHYPAMAHRVAALAHAPQSTFELACAAEVFGLHRPGLPEPYQFEVCAEKPGPLATLAGFDMLVTNDLTALRRADTIVIPGWQTYPEPAPPAIVRALQQAHRRGTRIITICSGVFPLAQTGLLDGRRATTHWALVADLTARFPNVQVDPDVLYVDHGDVASSAGAGAGIDLCLHVVRTDHGAAHAAHVARHMVMPPHREGGQRQYAELPTSGPVPDSLAPLLDWATARLHEPLTINDLAAKAQMSGRTLTRRFATQLGTSPGQWLLAQRIAATRALLEETDLSVEAIADRVGLSSAVNLRRRFHQAVRTTPAAYRRTFHQARTS